TATTGTATCCTTTTCACGCAGGAGTGAATCTGATTTGGCTTTAAATTGTCCAAGCTGCTGTATCAACTGAATCAATACTTCTTTTGAAAATGGATCTATATTTGTATATTCTGCATTAATCAGTGATTGGATTGAACGCAGAAGAAGCACAAAAGGCTTTGCGGCAAACAGAGCCATATAAATACTAAAAACGATGTTTATTATAGCAATACCTGCAATAATAGTGAGAGTGAAAGTGATAGCATTAATTGTATAGAAAAATATGCAGATAGCTCCTGTCACTACTATATTGTATAATAGAAATTTTATGAAGAGTGTAATTGTAGTTTTATTGAGCATACAATACATGCCTAATCATAAAGGCCGTTGCGTATGCCTTCAATAAGTGCAATAACATTTTTGCCTAAATCTGGGATATAGTAGCCACCTTCCAGGATAGCAAAAATATGGCCTTTACAGTAAAGTTTTGCATGGTTTCCAGCAATCTGGCCTATTGTATAGTAGTCCTGAGTTGAAAGGTTTGCGCCCCAATCTTTTATATACTGGTCAAACCCTGCGCTGATGCCCAGTATGTCAGCACCGCCACATTCCTGCAACCGTGTTCTTGTTTCATTTATAAAATCAACAGGGTTGGATGATTGAATATTCAGCACAGGGACATTTGCATTGGACTTAAAAATTGCATCGGTACCGTCTCCAAAATGAAGATCAATATCAAGAATTATTGCTTTCTTTATCACATTATCAGCAAGCAATCTCTTTATGGCAATTCCCATATTGTTAAAATAGCAGAATCCCCAGTTGTGGTCTGGATTGGCATGATGCCCTGGAGGACGTATGACGGCAAAGCTTGGTTTTCCATCTAGTGCCATACTTGCAGCAGTGATTGCTCCCCCAGCAGAAAGTTTTGCCACAGAAAAGCGTACTTCATCCTGTTTTTCCATCATGAGCAATCCTTCAGAGTGGCACAGTAAAATATCGTCATCGGTGCAGCTTTGGGGTTTAATTATAGGGTAACTATCGCCAAGATCTTTCATGATTTGCCGTACACGATCTGGTTTTTCCACTGATGCAGTAACATAGCTTGTTGTGTATAAAGGGTCATATATTATGTAAAAAGGGCGCTGCATAACCACACTCCTTTGAAAGTATGATTTAATAAATTCCCGTGTACTGCCATTCTGGACTTCTTCCTGAATTTCCCTTACATTTGAAGACAACACCACCTTAATTAAAAGATCACATCTAAGGTGAGCGCGGTGATTCAGGAATATAACTTAAAAATTGTAATCGTTAACATTTCAATAGCATCAGCACACAAAATTGTAAAATATGCAAAAGGTTGACACGTTACAGTTCCAGCAAAGCCTTTTATGGCGTTTACTGACTTATTTATATAGTAAATGAGTAAATAGTAAATGTCAAATGAGTTTTTCAAAAACTCTTGCCGCAGTGCTTGCGCACTGCAGCAAGATGGGAGATAAAAATAAATATCAAATGAGTATTTCAAAGTATTTTGGTTAAGGAGAACAAGCACTGCGGCTAGATGGGAGATAGGAATAAATGTCAAATAAGTATTTCAAAGTAGTTTGGTTAGGGAGGACAAGCACTGTGGCTAGATGGGGGATTTAAATAAAAGTCAAAAAGGTTTTTCAAAACATGTTATTAAAACGGGCGTTCTTTTACGTTAAACTGCCACAGTTCAACCAATTTTTCAAATTCTTTATCTTTTGGTTTTCCTTCGTATGCTTTATTGCGCCGTTTGATAAGATACATTACGGTACTATCTTCCAGTAAAAATTTTTCACCAAGTGTATTGAGTTTACGGATACAGTAATTAAGATTATAGGTTTGGAAGTCACCTATATATTGCGATGAAGCAATAGTTGGCTCAAATTTCATTAAAAGTTCAGTAAAATATAATGCAAGCCGCCATGAATCATTACTGCCACCTAGACCAGCTTTGAAGTACATACTCAGCTTTTCATATAAATTAATATTGTGATAGTAAGATTCAAAGACTATGGATATTAATTCCGGGAACAGGTTAGTAATTTCAATGATGTCAATGGGCTCATTGCGACTTTTAAAATAATCAAAAATCTTTTTGCTGGTTTCATTGTCAAGGGGTTGGGGGTCAATGAGTTCAATGAACATGTCCTTTATTATTGTACGGACTTTGCCAGCTTTTTTGAGATATATTTCTATCTCCACTGGCTCTACATAGTAATTTATTTTGTCATTGACTTCCATTTGAAAGCAACGGTACCTTCATTTAATTTTTGCAGGTTTTAATTCATTCATTTGCTGTATTAATAGTTTAACTGTTTCACGGTGTTTATTAGTTATTGCTGCGTTCATAGCTTTTTGTGCTAAATTGTCATCACGGATTCCTTTATCAATTTTTTTCTCTAATTCGTCAATTAATGTATAAAAGGCAATATTAAGTGATAGTAGTTTTCTTTCGGAAATACCCCAGAGAGTATCACCAGGCTTTACTATAATAATTTCACCATCCAAAAGAATAAATCTATTACCTGGATAAATCCAGTGAGGATTTTTTTCTTTCAGACTTTTTATGTCTATACGGCTGTAGCCATTTTTTAGCGCAACATCGTTGGCGTAAAAGAAGATATCCCTATCTGAAATATGAATATTATATTTTTTAGTCAGATATTCACTATACCGTGCCTGGCGTTCACGTTCTTGCTTTGCTTGATATGCTGTGAAAGCTTGGAAACCACCATACAATAAAGCTGCAACAGCAACTACAGTAATAAGTGCAATACTTGCTTTTTTTATTACAGCCAATCGTTTTTTTATCTTCTCCTTTGTAATGAGTTGTAAATTGAGCTTTTGTGTTTTCAACATCTGGCTTTTTCTTTTGTGTATTGCTTTTTCAATTTCCTTTGCTTCTTTTGCAATTGAGTCATTTTTTTCATAGAACAGGTCTAACAGTTCTTCTAGCCTTTTACGATCCCTATCCATACGAGCAAATATCTGTGGCATGACAGTCGTCTGTGGAATTGAACCTTCATTGAGCGTTTCGATTAAACCAAAAGGGAAAGAATGCGCAATCTGTACTGGCTCGCATATCATATAGGCGTTGGTATCATAAAGCATAATAGTACATTTATGCCCCTTTTTAGGCAAAAACTGCGACTTGTATTTATAGATTATTTGTTCAACACGTTTGTGGGTAGTCCTGTTAACAGTAGTATGCACTATAATCCGCAGTGCCTGCAGTACGTTGTATAATGTATGTGGCGATAGCTCCTGTGAAATCAGATTTTCCACAGAATCAAAGTCTTCAGCAGCAATGGCCTTTGCCAGCTCTTTGGTGCAATGTGAAAGAATATCGGTAAGTAACCTGTTGCTATCCTCATAGTAGCGAATATCATACTGCTGGTTGGGATAACAATAGAGTAAATTGTTAATGGGGACTGCTTCTCGGTTACTATCGACAACAACAACGGGTGAGATATTGCGTATAAGCATAGAAGCTTTTTTGAAAATCTGGTAATCAATAATATACAGATGGGCATTCGTTTCTATGGCACGAGTGATTTCGGATGGATCATGAATGTATACTATAGTAATATCCTTTGTGGCTGGCTTTACATTTTTGATGGTGATGATACAATTGTTAGATGATGCAATATTCTGTATTATAATGCCTTCAGGATTATCGCACATATAATTTTTTGATGATTTATAGTGCAATGTACACTGATTGAAGAGCTTCTGAAGCAATTTTATTTCATCCTCATTTGAATGGAAAATACGCAGCCTACCACTTGTGGCATTCTTCCATTTAACAAGAGGAATCAGAGGCATACTGTTAGTGGTAGTGGTAATGACATCACGGATATTTGCGGGATCAATTTCAAGTTCTGAAAATGTGCTGTAGTAGCGCAGCGGCACTCCTATAGAACTGAATAAATTGTTTTTATAAAACAAACATGCACTGTTAGCAACAGCAAAGCCACAGCCTGCATACCGTGTATTGTTGGATAGCTCTGAAAGCTTGTTGTGCACCAGTACATCGCCAGGATAATTCTGATGAACTTCTTTTAAATCAAACATAGTTTTTTGATTGTGAACTATTTTGAAGTTGCTATCGGTATAAAAAACACCCAAGAAAGTTTCCCTGTCGGAGATGATCTGCTCTTTTGAAAGCTGGGGAATATCCTGCTCGATATCAACAATGGTTACATTGTTCAGATCAAGCCCAAATAACTTTTGAAATTCAAGGTAGCGTTTTACTATAAGCTTGCTGCCAATATAGCGGTTTGAGAATAGATAGCGCGGGTCAATGTTATATTGTTCGTGTGAAGGGTTGCCGGTAATAAGGTCTGTGATAATTATATTTTCAATAAGGGGGATAATGCGGGGTGTGAGGGCAAGGCTGTTGCCAATACGTATAAATGGTTTTTCATCTTCTGTTGAATCGCCTGTGAAGACAATAAAGCATTCGGGAGAAATTATAAACAGCCTGTCGTCATCATTTTTAATTATTTGTTGAATAGTCATAATGGCTTTACCCTCATGCTGAAAAAATAAACAAATTTACGGAAATTGGCATTACCTCATCCCGTGTTTGACGGTTCTATAGTATACTGTCATTTTGGGCTTGACCCAGAATCTTCACTCACTATCAAGATCCTGAACCAAGTTCAGGATGACTTTTCTGCATTTGTCATTCCGGGCTTGACCCG
The genomic region above belongs to Spirochaetota bacterium and contains:
- a CDS encoding histone deacetylase family protein: MSSNVREIQEEVQNGSTREFIKSYFQRSVVMQRPFYIIYDPLYTTSYVTASVEKPDRVRQIMKDLGDSYPIIKPQSCTDDDILLCHSEGLLMMEKQDEVRFSVAKLSAGGAITAASMALDGKPSFAVIRPPGHHANPDHNWGFCYFNNMGIAIKRLLADNVIKKAIILDIDLHFGDGTDAIFKSNANVPVLNIQSSNPVDFINETRTRLQECGGADILGISAGFDQYIKDWGANLSTQDYYTIGQIAGNHAKLYCKGHIFAILEGGYYIPDLGKNVIALIEGIRNGLYD